The following are from one region of the Atribacterota bacterium genome:
- a CDS encoding aminotransferase class III-fold pyridoxal phosphate-dependent enzyme: MEDKEKIVEETIEKYMKYVNPGFARLCKFANLATVEWEGKGARVFDVFGRAYIDCIGGFGVFNIGRNHPRVVEKAIEQLQRLPLSTRTLFNKQQADLAEMLARITPGNLQYSFFCNSGAEAVEGALKLARLYTKRKKFVSCVNSFHGKTMGALSVSGRDVYKKPFEPLLPETYQVPFNDLEAMRAIVDQATAAVIVEPIQGEGGINIAAPNYLLGIREICNRYGALLIIDEVQTGLGRTGKMFACEHYGVIPDIMTLAKGLGGGLLPLGAFVSTAEIWKVFEDNPLLHSSTLGGNPLACAVGLETLKILQEEHIPRQAQDKGEYLIQKLREFQRVFPELIKEVRGMGLLIGMEFFDSDVASLLAMEMAEKMVLVAYTLNNPRVIRFEPPLTITREEMDQVIEAMAASLQGVKKIVEELNA; the protein is encoded by the coding sequence ATGGAGGACAAGGAAAAAATTGTTGAGGAAACCATCGAAAAGTACATGAAATACGTGAACCCTGGCTTTGCACGTCTCTGTAAGTTTGCCAATCTTGCCACTGTAGAATGGGAAGGAAAAGGAGCCAGAGTTTTTGACGTCTTTGGCCGAGCCTATATTGATTGTATTGGTGGATTTGGTGTGTTTAATATCGGTCGTAACCATCCCCGTGTGGTGGAAAAAGCCATTGAACAACTCCAAAGGCTTCCTCTTTCTACCCGTACTCTTTTTAATAAACAACAAGCGGATCTTGCGGAAATGCTGGCCCGGATTACACCTGGCAATCTCCAGTATTCATTTTTCTGTAACAGCGGTGCTGAAGCCGTAGAAGGAGCGTTAAAGCTGGCGCGACTTTATACTAAGCGGAAGAAATTTGTATCCTGTGTCAACAGTTTCCATGGAAAGACTATGGGAGCGCTGAGCGTGTCGGGAAGAGACGTGTATAAGAAGCCCTTCGAGCCGCTGCTTCCTGAAACTTATCAGGTGCCATTCAATGATCTTGAGGCAATGAGGGCGATAGTTGACCAGGCTACGGCAGCAGTGATTGTGGAGCCCATTCAGGGTGAAGGAGGAATTAATATTGCGGCGCCAAATTATCTCCTGGGCATTCGGGAAATCTGTAATCGTTATGGGGCACTGCTCATCATCGACGAGGTTCAAACGGGGTTGGGACGGACCGGGAAAATGTTTGCCTGTGAACACTATGGAGTGATTCCAGATATTATGACCTTAGCGAAGGGTCTCGGTGGAGGCCTTCTTCCCCTTGGTGCTTTTGTGAGCACTGCGGAAATCTGGAAAGTTTTTGAAGACAATCCCTTGCTCCATAGCTCTACCCTTGGTGGGAATCCTCTGGCCTGTGCGGTGGGGCTGGAGACGCTCAAAATTTTACAAGAAGAGCACATCCCCCGGCAGGCTCAAGATAAGGGCGAATATTTGATACAGAAATTGCGGGAATTCCAGCGGGTCTTTCCTGAACTCATTAAAGAGGTACGGGGTATGGGGCTTCTCATTGGAATGGAATTCTTCGATTCAGATGTTGCTTCGCTTCTGGCTATGGAAATGGCTGAAAAAATGGTCCTTGTCGCATACACCTTGAATAATCCTCGAGTTATCCGTTTTGAGCCTCCCTTAACCATTACCCGTGAAGAAATGGACCAGGTGATTGAAGCTATGGCTGCATCGCTTCAGGGAGTGAAAAAAATTGTGGAGGAATTGAACGCATAG
- a CDS encoding quinate 5-dehydrogenase, with amino-acid sequence MMGEKRVVSISLGSSRRNHRAQVELLGYRISIERIGVDGDKEKFKKLLAELDGQVDVLGLGGADLYLRAGHYRYEVVDVARLVAGLKKTPIVDGGELKIVWEREIPRYLKERENLSMAGKTALVMSGMDRYGLAEGLKEVGCNLLIGDMPFALGIPIALRCLWTLRLLSVVMMPVLRRLPIDILYPTGKEQEKNQPRFPRYFEKSDIVAGDFLYIFRFAPENLRGKMIIANTVTAQDVEEMHRRGVHVLVTTTPEMNGRSFGTNVLQAIFVAILEKDPRTIHPEEYLALMRQLGIRPRVLRLREA; translated from the coding sequence ATGATGGGCGAAAAGAGAGTGGTGAGCATCAGTCTGGGTTCCTCCCGAAGGAATCACAGGGCGCAGGTTGAACTTTTAGGATATCGGATTTCGATTGAAAGAATTGGCGTTGATGGTGATAAAGAGAAGTTTAAAAAACTCCTTGCTGAACTAGACGGTCAGGTTGACGTCTTAGGACTGGGCGGAGCGGATCTTTATCTCCGGGCGGGTCACTACCGATATGAAGTGGTTGATGTGGCAAGACTCGTTGCAGGACTTAAGAAAACCCCCATCGTAGATGGTGGGGAACTGAAGATTGTTTGGGAACGGGAAATTCCTCGCTACTTGAAGGAAAGAGAAAACTTGAGTATGGCCGGAAAAACTGCCCTCGTCATGAGCGGAATGGACCGGTATGGATTAGCTGAGGGGCTCAAAGAGGTGGGCTGTAACCTCCTTATCGGCGATATGCCCTTTGCTCTGGGGATTCCTATAGCGCTCCGGTGTCTGTGGACTTTGCGATTGCTTTCGGTGGTCATGATGCCAGTTTTGCGTCGTCTTCCCATTGACATTCTTTACCCCACTGGGAAAGAGCAGGAAAAAAACCAGCCTCGTTTTCCCCGTTATTTTGAAAAGTCTGACATCGTCGCCGGAGATTTTCTGTATATTTTCCGTTTTGCTCCGGAAAATCTCCGTGGAAAAATGATTATCGCCAACACGGTAACGGCTCAGGATGTTGAAGAGATGCATCGTAGAGGGGTTCACGTTCTTGTTACCACCACTCCAGAGATGAATGGACGCTCCTTTGGGACAAACGTTTTACAGGCGATTTTCGTAGCCATACTGGAGAAAGATCCACGCACAATCCATCCTGAGGAGTATCTCGCGTTGATGCGTCAGCTTGGCATTAGGCCGAGAGTCTTGAGATTGAGGGAGGCGTAA
- a CDS encoding type III pantothenate kinase has translation MIHILAVDVGNTHTTFGVYEDQQLLKHWRISTSSRRTPDEWGLMMESLLVRVGIERKTLKRVVLSCVVPPVGSALEHLFRFDWMLPYLVVGPGVRTGLAVRAEAKEVGADRIVNAVAASSLYGGDLIIVDFGTATTFCAVTRRKEYLGGAIAPGIGIALEALYEKTAKLPRIDVEVSERCIGRTTVEAMHAGVFFGYIGLGREIVQRMKEEFSQEARVIGTGGWGVFLQKYCDFIDIFNPVLTLEGLRIIHELNESEP, from the coding sequence TTTGGCGTCTATGAAGATCAACAATTGCTGAAGCACTGGCGAATTTCAACATCCTCGCGTCGAACTCCGGACGAATGGGGACTCATGATGGAGTCACTCCTTGTTCGGGTGGGTATAGAGCGAAAGACACTGAAACGAGTTGTGTTATCCTGTGTGGTACCACCGGTGGGGAGTGCTCTGGAACATCTTTTTCGCTTTGACTGGATGCTGCCATATCTTGTAGTGGGACCGGGGGTAAGAACGGGACTTGCAGTTCGGGCTGAGGCAAAAGAGGTGGGAGCAGATCGCATTGTCAATGCGGTAGCGGCTTCGTCTCTTTATGGGGGAGATTTAATTATCGTTGACTTTGGAACGGCAACTACCTTTTGTGCGGTGACTCGCCGGAAGGAATATTTAGGAGGAGCTATTGCTCCGGGTATTGGAATTGCTTTGGAAGCGCTCTATGAGAAAACAGCGAAACTCCCTCGAATCGACGTAGAAGTTTCAGAGCGATGCATCGGCAGAACCACGGTGGAAGCCATGCATGCTGGGGTCTTTTTCGGATACATTGGTTTGGGAAGAGAGATTGTGCAGAGGATGAAGGAGGAATTTTCACAGGAGGCTCGGGTAATTGGGACGGGAGGATGGGGCGTTTTCTTGCAGAAATACTGTGATTTCATCGATATTTTTAATCCGGTTTTGACTCTGGAGGGCTTACGGATCATCCATGAGCTCAACGAATCAGAACCATAA
- a CDS encoding SRPBCC family protein — translation MAKVSASLMIEGNADTVYEKAKDIERLAQFLPDLEEVRILRKESQSVDSFWKGRFQGREVKWTERDLWDDEKRECQFFILEGDFKTYRGIWRFEPAEEGKTRVELEIEYDLGLPLVGALISAFLRKKMEENTQAMLLALKKSVEG, via the coding sequence ATGGCGAAGGTTTCTGCTTCCCTGATGATTGAAGGAAATGCGGACACTGTATATGAGAAGGCCAAGGATATCGAGCGATTGGCGCAATTTCTGCCAGATCTCGAGGAAGTGAGGATTCTGCGGAAAGAAAGTCAAAGCGTTGATAGTTTCTGGAAAGGTCGCTTTCAGGGACGAGAGGTGAAGTGGACCGAACGTGATTTGTGGGATGATGAAAAAAGGGAATGCCAATTTTTTATTCTTGAGGGTGACTTTAAAACGTATAGGGGAATATGGAGATTTGAGCCAGCGGAGGAGGGGAAAACACGGGTTGAGCTCGAAATTGAATATGATCTTGGATTACCCCTTGTGGGAGCCCTGATCAGTGCGTTTTTGCGAAAAAAGATGGAAGAAAATACTCAGGCTATGCTCTTGGCATTGAAAAAATCGGTGGAAGGGTAA
- a CDS encoding polymer-forming cytoskeletal protein, translating into MSSTNQNHNREEVAVIGSNAKANGQLETPGLLIVEGEFVGSIRCLQLLVTKGGRVTGSVEVQDLEVWGNVSGFLKVQRMVCRRASRIGGCVLVKSISFEPGVFMEGFLTFQRIEDEHDGRKESGEHQSGFLPKESQGAG; encoded by the coding sequence ATGAGCTCAACGAATCAGAACCATAATCGAGAGGAAGTTGCGGTCATTGGTAGTAATGCTAAAGCCAATGGCCAATTAGAGACACCGGGTCTCCTCATTGTAGAGGGGGAATTTGTTGGTTCGATTCGTTGTCTTCAGCTTCTGGTGACCAAGGGCGGTAGAGTGACTGGTTCGGTTGAAGTGCAGGACCTGGAAGTATGGGGGAATGTGAGCGGGTTTTTGAAGGTTCAGCGAATGGTTTGTCGAAGAGCATCCCGGATTGGGGGTTGTGTGCTGGTAAAAAGTATTTCTTTTGAACCGGGGGTGTTCATGGAAGGTTTCCTGACCTTTCAAAGAATCGAGGATGAGCATGATGGGCGAAAAGAGAGTGGTGAGCATCAGTCTGGGTTCCTCCCGAAGGAATCACAGGGCGCAGGTTGA